A genomic segment from Triticum dicoccoides isolate Atlit2015 ecotype Zavitan chromosome 1A, WEW_v2.0, whole genome shotgun sequence encodes:
- the LOC119268139 gene encoding E3 ubiquitin-protein ligase RNF181-like, whose amino-acid sequence MRAAEAKAALNRDHWEWDDDGAYAVIDPASLKAMVAMETPKVGETREQGCAVCLEGFVAGGKKLRMMPCSHSFHQRCIFDLLLRSRFCPVCRFEMPPRSADEPEPVAEKTATTSERVGSN is encoded by the coding sequence ATGCGAGCCGCGGAGGCCAAGGCCGCGCTAAACAGGGATCACTGGGAGTGGGACGACGACGGTGCATATGCCGTCATCGATCCGGCCTCCTTGAAGGCCATGGTGGCCATGGAGACGCCGAAGGTGGGCGAGACGAGGGAGCAGGGCTGCGCGGTGTGCCTCGAGGGTTTCGTGGCCGGTGGCAAGAAGCTGAGGATGATGCCCTGTTCCCACTCCTTCCACCAGAGATGCATCTTCGACCTGCTCCTCCGTAGCCGATTCTGCCCGGTCTGCCGTTTCGAGATGCCCCCCAGGTCCGCCGACGAGCCGGAGCCGGTGGCTGAGAAAACCGCTACTACATCTGAACGAGTTGGCAGCAACTGA